GAGGGGGTATAGTTTTTGATAGGCTTCCTACTAAATGGTTCCCTCGATGATGAGTATGCCTCAGACTCCTCAACAACATATAATAGCTTGCTATTCAACACTTCTACTAATTTTGAGACACACCACTGATGAATCCTATGCCTCAGACTCTTTTTATTAGCATTGCCAGCCATTCTATTCTTACCCCTACGAACATTCCCAACAACTACAGCTGCATCATATCTCCTAGCGATCTCCTCGATTATCCTGGCTGTCTTGTATATGATATCCTCTTTCCTCTCCCCCTCTCTGAGCCTTCTAAGGGCTTTCCTAGCAACCCTATCCCTAGTAGATCTGTCCTTAGCTATTCTTCCACGTCTCTCAGAATATGCTATAACAATCCTACCAATGCCAGTCTCAACCCTATAGATCTCATGTAGCTTTCTATTAATGAAGATAGCTAGGGTAACATTGTTCTCATTTATATCCACTGCAACAGCATTGCCAGGTCTATATGATATCTCGAATTCTTTTACAAGGGTTAGATATATGAGGATCTTCCCATCAATTAGCTTTAGCTTCAACTCGCTAGATAGTTTCCAACCGCTGTAGAGATATCTATGTAGTTGCTTATTATTCCTATAGGCTATTCTGATCCATCCCCTATGTGTTCTAACCTCTATAGCTCCATCTCCTAATCTCCAATCCTGAGAATCAGAGTAGATCAGCGTTATACTCCTTATCTCAGGCTTATCCTTTCTAGCCTGTCCCTTCTTTCTCAGCTTTTTGAATGATTTCGTCCTTCTAGAAGCGTCTCTATAGCATCCCTTGATAACCCTCGTAGGAATCCATGGATACTTCTCCCTAAACCTATTGTAGAAGATCCTATGCAGTGTCTCTTGAGAAGCACTATGTTTTAGAGCGTAGTCTAGCATTTCCTGGAGCATGGTTCTATAAGCTTCATTAATCTCTCTAAGTGCTTCCCTACCAAACCTATTAGTCCAACCCTCAAGAACAACAGTTCTCCTAAGCGTCTTTAAGAGCTTCTCCAACACCAACCAAGTAATCAGAAGTGTTTAAAAGTATTTAAATTTATCGCTAAACCTGCAACAGCCCCCAGGTGTTAGTGGTAGAAGTGGGTACCCCCTTTCCAGGATATCTATTATCTTCTCTAGATCCTCTTGATGAAGAGCATCTAACCTAGGGACCTCTGTAGGGCCTGTTGAGGGTAACGGTGGTATAGATGCGGAGAAAAGCTCTAGAATCCTCTTCATACCGAGGGAGGAGCATATTCTGTGAACCGGTATATTATTTCTAGATGTGAGAAGAGCAGCACCAGCAAGACCTATCTTCCTAGCCTCCTCTAAGAGCTTTTCAGTCATATATTTCCCCACACCCTTCCCCCTAACACCTTCTCTAACTCTAGCACCCATTAGCCATGCGATTTTATCAACTGGATATAGGATTGAGATACCCTCGATCCTACCATCTACCTCAACCCCGTAGAGGATACCACGTGAGAGAGCACTCTCTAGAACCCCTTCTCTGAGGTAATCGTTACTATCGAGCCATGAATATATATAGGGGAGATCCTTCTCCTCTACTTTTCTAAATAGCATGGATATCCGAATAATATGTTACTATAGCAGGTTATTTGGTATCAGCTGGGCTCCAAAGATGTTGAGGATCTGCTAAAGAGATAACAATAGATCTCGGTTATCTGATTATCGCTAAGGCGTTCTTTTCTTGGCAAAGAGCTTGATAGGGTTAACCCTATGGAAAACCCTTCCCGCCCCGTGGAGCAGGATGTTCGTCTTATCAAATATTATTCCCCACTCATCCACAAGCCCCTCGAGGATCCTTGTTAAGAGTA
This region of Sulfolobales archaeon genomic DNA includes:
- a CDS encoding IS200/IS605 family accessory protein TnpB-related protein; translation: MEKLLKTLRRTVVLEGWTNRFGREALREINEAYRTMLQEMLDYALKHSASQETLHRIFYNRFREKYPWIPTRVIKGCYRDASRRTKSFKKLRKKGQARKDKPEIRSITLIYSDSQDWRLGDGAIEVRTHRGWIRIAYRNNKQLHRYLYSGWKLSSELKLKLIDGKILIYLTLVKEFEISYRPGNAVAVDINENNVTLAIFINRKLHEIYRVETGIGRIVIAYSERRGRIAKDRSTRDRVARKALRRLREGERKEDIIYKTARIIEEIARRYDAAVVVGNVRRGKNRMAGNANKKSLRHRIHQWCVSKLVEVLNSKLLYVVEESEAYSSSREPFSRKPIKNYTPSVIRVALRGGRRVRVIKIQMRLARLSNGLTMDRDVIGAINIGLRYLSPDGSPMALGSTEPHEVRVKLVIPHRGLTPLTELKMIKSN
- a CDS encoding GNAT family N-acetyltransferase — encoded protein: MLFRKVEEKDLPYIYSWLDSNDYLREGVLESALSRGILYGVEVDGRIEGISILYPVDKIAWLMGARVREGVRGKGVGKYMTEKLLEEARKIGLAGAALLTSRNNIPVHRICSSLGMKRILELFSASIPPLPSTGPTEVPRLDALHQEDLEKIIDILERGYPLLPLTPGGCCRFSDKFKYF